One Pseudomonas sp. B21_DOA genomic window, GCGGGCTCGGCGGGCAGATGTTCGATCATTCGCCGGTGACTCGCCTCGAGCGCGTTGGGCAGAAGTGGTCGGTACAGACCGCCCAGGGTTCGGTGCTCGCCGAGCAAGTGGTCATCGCCTCCAACGCCTACACCGAAGGCGACTGGACCGAACTCAAGCGCAATTTCTTTCCCGGTTATTACTATCAGGTCGCCTCGGTGCCCCTCAGCGAAGACGCCGCTCAAGAAATTCTTCCCGGCGGGCAGGGCTCGTGGGATACCCGTCAGGTATTGAGCAGCATCCGTCGCGACAAGGACGGGCGCCTGTTGCTCGGCAGCCTCGGCAATGGCAATCAGAAACCGACCTGGTTTCTCAAGGCCTGGGCTGATCGGGTGCAGCAGCATTACTTCCCCAATCTGAAGCCGGTCGAGTGGGAATGCACCTGGACCGGGCGCATTGCGTTTACCCCTGATCACCTGATGCGCCTGTTCGAACCGGCGCCGGGCCTGGTGGCCGTCACCGGTTATAACGGTCGCGGCGTCACCACCGGCACGGTGGTCGGCAAAGCTTTCGCCGATTACCTGTGCAACGGCAATCCGCAGGCACTGCCGATTCCCTTCGCACCGATGCAGCCCCTGGCTGGTGTGGGTTTGCGCAGTTGCCTGTACGAGGCCGGATTTTCCCTGTATCACGCGGGCCAGTGCCTGCGCATCGTCATTTGAGTGTTGAAATTTGTTGCCGCAAGCGGCGCTTTTGCATCCAGCGACTAGCCTGTAATGGTGCGGGTTGTAGCAGTCCCGCACCAGCAGTGTGCAGTTCGGTGACGCGGGCTGTTACAGGCTGGTTGCACGTCGTTTGCCGCTGCGGTTGCAATGATGGCGCGCGAGGGTTGCGCCTGTAAAAACAAATGGTTTCACCTTCCGCGGTTTAGACGGTTGCACGCCCAATGAAAATGGGACCGAAACAGTCGAAATAACAACAACGCAG contains:
- a CDS encoding FAD-binding oxidoreductase, which gives rise to MPLREECLWETLTPQRPDNTALKGEVKVDVCVIGAGFTGLSAALHLLEKGKSVCVLEANRAGHGGSGRNVGLVNAGLWIPPDEIEAGFGEAVGSQLNRMLGAAPALVFNLVDKYNIDCQLRREGTLHMAHNAKGEADLRSREQQWKRRGAPVELLTGKACEQATGTQKIAAALLDRRAGTLNPMAYVTGLANAVRGLGGQMFDHSPVTRLERVGQKWSVQTAQGSVLAEQVVIASNAYTEGDWTELKRNFFPGYYYQVASVPLSEDAAQEILPGGQGSWDTRQVLSSIRRDKDGRLLLGSLGNGNQKPTWFLKAWADRVQQHYFPNLKPVEWECTWTGRIAFTPDHLMRLFEPAPGLVAVTGYNGRGVTTGTVVGKAFADYLCNGNPQALPIPFAPMQPLAGVGLRSCLYEAGFSLYHAGQCLRIVI